The region TGTGTTAATCTTTGAACACCCAGCTGAGATAGCCCTCCTCAGCTGAGACTGCTCATCCTACTCATGTTGGAGACAAGGGGTAACACATGTTAGCATGAACATCTTTCACTGTGGTCTTAGGGCACTGAGAGGCAGCTATAAGCAATAGCTTACTGTACTTAAAAATTACAGTGCATGAGCTGTAGCGATGGCTGCAGGTGTGCTTTTAGTCTGTCCAAACATGatggaaaatatttgcttaaacTACTTGCCACCGAGTGCATATCGCTGTGTATTTGCAGCAGACTAGGACtatgtgcagagctgcagctgcagttAGGCACTGAGATTCCCGTGCATGTGAATTCTGCAGTGACCTTCTCCAGTGCCCCCTGTCCTGGCTTAAGTGCAACTCCCATTTCTCTAAACTGCTCCCACCAAGAATACTGGCATCAATAGGGTTAACATAGCTTTTTCCTTATCAAAGCCACGAGGTTGATAATGATTGCTTCCTTTTAAAGCCAGACAATGTTCTTGTTGTGATCCTTATCTCCAGCTGTTTTGCATGCACTCCATTTTAACAATGATCTTGTCTAGGGTTTCCTTGCTCCTTGAAAACTGAGCTATACTATCCCTCATGAGGACTTGTTTTCTCCAACAAATTAATGAGCTTTGGGTACACAGGGCTAATGGGATGACCTTCCCCTCTTTTCTAGTGGTCTGTAAGAAGAACTTGGACAGCACCACTGTTGCTGTGCATGGAGAAGAGATCTACTGCAAGTCTTGTTATGGCAAGAAGTACGGTCCCAAGGGCTATGGATACGGACAGGGAGCTGGGACCCTGAGCACTGACAAGGGCGAGTCTCTGGGAATCAAATATGAAGAGTgagtttaagtgtttttttttgtttgtttgtttacactgGGGCTGTTGCTGGCACCTTCTCCCACACATCCTCCTGGTTGTGGTGCTTACCTGTGTAGCCCAGCAAACCATGCTAAACTTCCAGTATTTCTTAATCTAGGGAGTGCCATGGCCTACCTTGCTTTTGTGCTCCCCTGAGAAAACCTACTGAGCCCTACTTGCCCACTCTGTGACACACAGccattttccttccttgcttttgGGACTGAAAGTGTCCTGGAGCTAGTTGAGAGTGACAAACTCTGAGCTTTGGGCCAGTCCATATGCTCAGGGAGGAGGGTAAAGCCTGGCTTCAGCTAGCTCTCttggttgctcagagaggttgaaGAATCAGCCCCCATCCTGTCTCATGATGTGGCTAGCTCACAGGGAAACTTGACTTGGATGAATTTCTGCAGGGCTGGATGGGTTATCCTTCTACAGGTTTACACGGCCGAAGAAACAGCTTGATGTAGCACTAATAGGGCAGAGGGAGCTGCTTGCCAGTTTGCTGGGGAGCTTGCCAAGTCCTGAGCATGCCACGTAGCTGTGGCAGGAGGCTTACATCTGCCCTGAAGTTCTCAGTTGGATGCAGGCTTGGTAGGTCATGtcccgtccccctgcccccagctgaCCATGTTGCCCCACACCACCTGGCACACAGGTGTGGGGCTGAAGTTTCTAGGGGGCTCAACACCATTGTGTCCTAAGCTCTAGGCCTGCCCAACTTGATCTGGGATTTGTGATcccacagctcttccctcctccttcatgTTTGGCAGCACTGATAATGACCTCCCTCCCTTCCACAGGGGCCAGCCCCACCGACCCACCAACAATCCTAACTTCTCTGGAATGGCCCAGAAAGTAGGAGGTTCTGATGGGTGCCCTCGCTGTGGCCAAGCGGTGTATGCAGCTGAGAAGGTGATTGGAGCTGGAAAGGTAAGAAGAAGGATGTAGTGGTTGGGGACGTGCACAGACCATGAGTTGCTGTGTGGCAGGGAGACCTGCACCGAAAGTCTTGACCAGGCCCAAAGGCAATTGCAAGCCAGACTGCCagcacctccagctggggcaagGCTTGGAGTGCCATGTGCTAGGCTCATGTGGAAGCCTGGTGCCTAAATGAGACCTCAGCACACCTGAAAACCAGGTTTTCCAAGCTGCCTCTCTCTTCCAGATACATGGATTGGAGAGAAGTACATGTTATAATAAATAACTGGACTGCTGCTCCACAGTGGTCAAAGTGGAGGTCCCTGCAGCTAAGAGTGTTGGGAGGATGAGCACAGATGTAGGACATGGCTACTGCCATCGCTAACTGAATGAGTGATAGCCTcagtccaaatctgaggcacagGAATGAATTTCAGTGGTCAGCGCTACCCATAGGGCAGCCCCCTGTACGGCATGGGAACGCTTCCTGCTCTGTCAGTTGTGAGACCCAGAGTGATGTCCATGTCCCAAAGCAAACCTCCATCCAGGGAAGGGTAGTTGTGCAGAGCTTGCCAAGGCAGCTGGGTCAGGCTGCTCGGCTTAGTGCCGAGGAGGCCTGAGCGGCTGTGCTGGGAAAGCCTCACCCACCTTACCGCATCTTTACCATGATGCGTTACCAGGAGTCTGGTACTGCCTGAAGCTGAGACACTCGCTGACCTCTGCTACATTCTGTCCTCTCCGAGATTTCTGTGTTTGTCCTCTCTCCCCAGAGCAAAGAGGGGAGGAATTTAGTTGAAAGAAATAGGCTCCTGGCATCATCCTATGCAGGCTGGCAGTGCAGGAATTCTTGATGGATGCTTTGACGGTCAGCCCAGGGTGAGAAAACAAACTTACCCTTAAATTCATGATCCGGGCGCTAGGCCTACTGGTAAGCTTCTGTGTTCGATGTTTACGAGGAACCAGAGCTGGTGAAGCAATTACATTCAAGCAAAATAGAGAGGATTCCAGAGCATGTATTTCATGTGCTAATGTTTGCTGGATGACTCCATCTGctacctcctcctccagccccaatttcacattttcttccaaaaaaggtttcatgttttccaaactatttttttaaaattcctccATGAGTAGCTCTGGCTACTCTACAGTCTGCTCAGAGGCTGTGAGTTGATTTATCCCTTAAGTACTGGCAGAGCCATGggggagttttatttttaaacactgatttctgtgtttttaatatttgCTTGTTGCCTTCCTTGGAGCTGTAGTTGCATAAGGGCAGGTGTCCCGGTCCTGATGTCACCATCAGCTAGCATACAGCAACAGTACATTTACTAATTTGGAGGAGTTTActaattttatgttttatgtttaCTGATTTTTTGGGGGTGTAAAGCAAAGGACTGCATTTCTCAGAGGGATACACTGCTTGGTGAGGGGACTGACTCATCAGAGGGTCCATCTTGCTGATGGTTGGGACCATCTGACCTGGCTGGTTTAGACAGTCAAGGATGGGTCAGGAACAGGACTTCTGAAGAAGGgcactgttgctgctgctgaggaggtcTGGGATACTCAGTGGTAGGCAAAGCGTTGCTGTCCTGTTGCTGTATATTCTCTGACCGGCCTCTACTCCTGTCCCCACAGTCCTGGCACAAGTCCTGCTTCCGTTGTGCCAAGTGTGGCAAAAGCCTGGAATCCACCACCCTGGCAGACAAAGACGGGGAGATCTATTGCAAAGGTGAGTACCACCTTCCCTGCTGCCTTGCAGCTGGCATGGAGAGGCTCCTGATTGTAGGTACTATCAAAATCCAGGGTGGTTCATCCTGGAATCTGAAAGATGGAGGCCTTGGGTGTCAAATAACTGTGCAGGGAACTGGGATGAGACCAACGTATGGGGAGGCGGCGAATCCCAGCAGCGGTATATGGGGGCTGACTTGGCACTTGCCGGGGGATTTCCCCGCTACGCCTGGGGCCTCTGTTTCACCAACAAATGTAGCAAACCCTGCTCTTTTTCAGCAGTACCTGCCTCAAGAGAAGGACCTGCTCTCATTTGGGTGCTCCCTCTGTGCTACTGGCCTTACCtgactcttccttcccttcctctgcaggcTGCTACGCCAAGAACTTTGGGCCCAAGGGCTTTGGCTTTGGGCAGGGAGCCGGGGCGCTCATCCATTCGCAGTGAGGCACCCAGGGCCTGGCACTCTGCTCACACTGGGCTTGTCTGGACCAGTCTTTGCTACCTGATCCTTCCCGCACTCGCAGTGAGCACCCTTATTGTAATCAATAACCGCCTGCTACTTCACAGCACAAACTCCTTCTTCTCTGACCTGACCCAGCGCTCTCTGAAGCCGTGGGGGTCCTTCCATCGGTCTCATCAGGCCCTGCTGATACAAATATAGACGGGGGACACagctcacacacacatacacacaatgaGGCCCATCCTCTGGAAATGTTCTGCTCCATGTTATCCGTGAAGGCGCCTCATCCTGCCAGGATGCGCATCCAGCCATGCAGTGCTGTGTCACAGAGCAAGTAATAAACATCAAAGTTGACCAAAGCCTGGCCTTGCTGGAGAGATTATTCCCTGTCCGGGGCTGAGGATATCCACTGACTGACCCAAGCAGGAGGCACAGATGAGAGTGAGAATAGGAATGTTGGTAATCATGGCTTGTAATTAAAGCACAAACGCAGGGACTACCCAGTAAGATTTGACATAGCCCAGCTGTGGTCAGTCAAGCTCTGCTAGGTTTGCACCAGCTGGGCCTGGCTCTCCCCCATCCCAACACTGGGTCACCACTGCAAAAGCAGCCTGATTCTGGGAGGCCCAGAACAGACCTCGTGTGTGTCAGTAACAAAACGCGTGTGCGCACCATACCAGAATTCGTATCAGTGCTATTACATGGCACTCCTCCAAACAGGCATGCTGAGCACTGCTGAGTAATTTAGGAACTTTTCACCTACTCCCTTGCTCAACAGCACTGTTAGCCCATGACCTTAGAAACATCCCAGCTTAATTTGTCTTTATTTaacttctttactttctttttgtgattttttttttttcttgtataaccAGTGTGGGATACTCGCAAGATCAGCCTCACTGTTGCTTAGAGTTGATATCATGCTTTGGCTTGCAAGGTCCACAGGgaaattttgtcctttttaagCATGCTGGTTTTAAACATTGCAGTTGCGTAAATGAGATCAGgataacattttcagaagcacaaTAATAGCAGAAATCCTTTTGGGAAGTAGGATTTCAGCTCCTTTTATTTtagcacattttatttatttatttatttttacccgGAGTAAGGCTTAGGTGAGTAGTTCTAATTTCAGTTTAGATCCTGTAAGCCTTTAGATTGGTCTCTTGTTCAGCACACCCTTGACTTTTGCATGAGGTTTTAAGAGCTGGGTGAGGGGAGTAACCCCTTTAAGCATCTCCAAAAATCCTCCCCCTAGTTTCCCCGTCGCTCAGTCTGGGACTCACATTCTAGCTGGCCGAGTTGCTCTAGTGTGTGTGGTTGGGGGTTTGGGTGAGGCTCTGCGTTTGTGATAGCTGCTTAGGTTTGTGTAGCAGGAAGCCTGGTGGCAGAAGTGTGGTAGCAGATCAAGAACTCTGTAGTGCAGTGGGCTCGTGTATCCCCCTCTTTATGGAGACTGAAACTCAGCTAACTCGCTTGGCAGAAGCCCTGCTCCCTGGAGGAGGTAGGGGGGATTAGGAATCTGCATGCTTTCTCTGTGAGCATGGAGTGGATGCTATGTTGCAGCATTTCAATTAGATGTGCCACGTGCAAGGGTTGTGCCCAAGCAAAGCTATTTATTCAATAAAACTCCTAGAATGAGCCTTTCTTTAGTCTCTTCCCCCCTAATTGTAGAGACTGTGTCAGAGAGAAGACAGGTACTGACAGATTGTGAATGTGATGGATCCCATAGAGGGGTCTCACCCCTGGAGATCTGGTCAAAGCCAGGACAAAACTCTGGATCTGAGTTTCTCAGGATTATAGAATAGATGTAGGGTGGAAGGGCCCTTTGGAGGTCTCAGATCAAATCTCCTGTTCAAAGCAGTGCTAACTCCAAAGGTCAGATTGATCAGAGCCTCTGGCATTCGGTGGAGTTTGGAAACTCTTCAAAGATGAAGGTCCCCCACAGCTGTAGTCCTTGTCCCAGGGCTGCACCATGCTCATggggaagttttctttttctttatgtccatcagaatttcccttgtggCACCTGTGTCTGTGGTCTCATATCCTTTTGctgttcacctctgagaggagtctggctctgccttctctaggtagtagaaaactgaaattcagtccccatcagccttttcttctccaagctgaacaaaccaGCTTCTTCAGCCTCTTCTCTATCTAATGTGCTCTAGCCCCTTCATCATCGTGGTCACTATTCATTGGCCTCTCTTCTTTGCTGGTGTCTTCTTGTACTGAAGGggccaaaactggacacagagtCCAGATGTGGCCTTATGAATGCTGAATAGAGAGGACTAATCGCTTCCCCTAACCTGCTGGCTCTAGTCTTGGTAATGCAGTCGAGAAAGTGGTTCATCTTCATTGCTGTCAGGgtacactgctggctcctgggcAGCTTGTCTACCAGGACCttttttgcagagctgctccatCATTCTCTCCTAGTCTGCCCTGATACATGGTTTCGTTCCATCCCCTATCTGACAGCTCTACAAGTGGGCCAATTTGGCCATGTGATAGCTGCTGGGCAGCAAACCCAGATGCTTGCTCTCAGCAGCAAGCAGGAGGGGAGCTCAGGTAGCTGCATGAGGTCTGTATTTCCCCAGCAGCAGATCTCTTGGCCAAGGTAGGAGGTTCTTATGTCAAGCTGGGTACCAGTGACTCTGCTGGATTTGGGTGCAACGTGGTAGTAAAAGCCAACGGAGACCCTGCAGCTCACGaggagagctgcatggtgggTCGTTGCTGAGCTTTCAGCCC is a window of Struthio camelus isolate bStrCam1 chromosome 24, bStrCam1.hap1, whole genome shotgun sequence DNA encoding:
- the CSRP1 gene encoding cysteine and glycine-rich protein 1, translating into MPNWGGGKKCGVCQKAVYFAEEVQCEGNSFHKSCFLCMVCKKNLDSTTVAVHGEEIYCKSCYGKKYGPKGYGYGQGAGTLSTDKGESLGIKYEEGQPHRPTNNPNFSGMAQKVGGSDGCPRCGQAVYAAEKVIGAGKSWHKSCFRCAKCGKSLESTTLADKDGEIYCKGCYAKNFGPKGFGFGQGAGALIHSQ